The following are from one region of the Mesorhizobium sp. B2-8-5 genome:
- the gatC gene encoding Asp-tRNA(Asn)/Glu-tRNA(Gln) amidotransferase subunit GatC, which produces MSVDLQTVKRVAHLARIAVSEQDAERMTGELNAILGFVEQLNEVDVSGVEPMTSVTPMEMKKRQDAVTDGNKAADIVANAPATEENFFLVPKVVE; this is translated from the coding sequence ATGTCCGTTGATCTTCAGACCGTGAAGCGCGTCGCGCACCTTGCCCGTATCGCGGTGAGCGAGCAGGACGCCGAGCGCATGACCGGCGAATTGAACGCCATCCTCGGCTTCGTCGAGCAATTGAACGAGGTCGATGTCTCAGGCGTCGAGCCGATGACCTCGGTCACGCCGATGGAGATGAAGAAGCGCCAGGATGCCGTCACCGACGGCAACAAGGCCGCCGACATCGTCGCCAACGCGCCGGCGACGGAAGAGAATTTCTTCCTCGTTCCGAAGGTGGTGGAGTAG
- a CDS encoding metal-dependent hydrolase, producing the protein MKLTWYGHSAFRVETKDATILIDPYLVGNPSWTGGWEGPAEGVTHVLLTHGHNDHVSGAVEVLKKSGAMLVANFEICMYLVGQGVGGDKINPGNLGGTVDCGPFTTTFVQALHSSSFGGEGGTNTYLGNPGGLVLHFPEDKTLYHMGDTDIFSDMGLINELHEPKIGIVPIGDRFTMGGAVAALACRRFFGFDTVVPCHFGTFSMIDQTADKFVTGMEGSGVKVALPEIGKAVTI; encoded by the coding sequence ATGAAACTGACCTGGTACGGACATTCGGCATTCCGCGTCGAGACCAAGGACGCCACCATTCTCATCGACCCCTATCTGGTCGGCAACCCGTCCTGGACGGGCGGCTGGGAAGGGCCGGCTGAGGGCGTGACCCATGTGCTCCTGACCCACGGCCACAACGACCATGTCAGCGGCGCGGTCGAGGTGTTGAAGAAAAGCGGCGCCATGCTGGTCGCCAATTTCGAGATCTGCATGTATCTCGTCGGCCAGGGCGTCGGCGGCGACAAGATCAATCCGGGCAATCTCGGCGGCACGGTCGATTGCGGGCCGTTCACCACCACTTTCGTGCAGGCGTTGCATTCGTCCTCCTTCGGCGGTGAGGGCGGCACGAACACCTATCTCGGCAATCCGGGCGGGCTTGTCCTGCACTTTCCCGAGGACAAGACGCTCTACCACATGGGCGACACCGACATCTTCTCCGACATGGGGCTGATCAACGAGCTGCACGAGCCGAAGATCGGCATCGTACCGATCGGTGACCGCTTTACCATGGGCGGTGCGGTGGCGGCGCTTGCCTGCCGCCGCTTCTTCGGCTTCGACACAGTCGTTCCCTGCCATTTCGGCACTTTCTCGATGATCGATCAGACCGCCGACAAGTTCGTCACCGGCATGGAAGGGTCGGGCGTCAAGGTAGCGTTGCCGGAAATAGGCAAGGCGGTCACGATCTAG
- a CDS encoding L-serine ammonia-lyase, translating to MFLSVFDLFKIGIGPSSSHTMGPMTAARRFLDEILAGDWPRPAGVKVDRIGASLHGSLAYTGIGHGSDRAVVLGLAGQTPQTVDPDEADSIVARIGAQKRISPPGHPAYRFDPAKDLVLDRKTQLTGHANGMAFYAYDASDRLLLKRIYYSIGGGFVVSEEELQRMKAKGSVTTEGKNVPYPFKNAVEMLAMAAKSGLSIAEMKRANEEKHMSREELDEGLDAIWGAMKGCIDRGLSQDGIMPGGLKVRRRARQLHDKLQEQWQQNRPNPLLANDWLSIYAMAVNEENAAGGRVVTAPTNGAAGTLPAVLRYWLHFHPEADQPSIRDFLLTAAAVGGIIKSNASISGAEVGCQGEVGSASAMAAAGLCAVMGGTPEQVENAAEIALEHHLGMTCDPVGGLVQVPCIERNALGAVKAVTAASLAIKGDGTHFVPLDAAIETMRQTGLDMNEKYKETSLGGLAVNVVEC from the coding sequence GTGTTCCTTTCGGTTTTCGACCTGTTCAAGATCGGCATCGGCCCGTCGAGCTCGCACACGATGGGCCCGATGACGGCCGCACGGCGATTCCTCGACGAGATCCTGGCCGGCGACTGGCCGCGTCCGGCAGGCGTCAAGGTCGACCGCATCGGCGCGAGCCTGCATGGCTCGCTCGCCTATACCGGCATCGGCCACGGCTCGGATCGGGCCGTTGTCCTCGGCTTGGCAGGCCAGACGCCGCAGACGGTCGATCCTGACGAGGCCGATAGCATCGTCGCCCGCATCGGCGCGCAGAAGCGCATTTCGCCGCCCGGGCATCCGGCATACCGCTTCGATCCCGCCAAGGACCTCGTGCTCGACCGCAAGACGCAGCTGACCGGTCATGCCAACGGCATGGCCTTCTATGCCTATGACGCATCCGACCGGCTGCTGCTCAAGCGCATCTACTATTCGATCGGCGGCGGTTTCGTCGTTTCGGAGGAAGAGCTGCAGCGCATGAAGGCAAAGGGCTCGGTGACGACCGAGGGCAAGAACGTGCCGTACCCCTTCAAGAACGCCGTCGAAATGCTGGCGATGGCAGCCAAGAGCGGGCTTTCGATCGCCGAGATGAAGCGCGCCAACGAGGAAAAGCATATGTCGCGCGAGGAGCTCGACGAAGGCCTCGACGCGATCTGGGGCGCGATGAAGGGCTGCATCGATCGCGGCTTGTCGCAGGACGGCATCATGCCGGGCGGGCTGAAGGTGCGCCGCCGGGCGCGGCAGCTGCACGACAAGCTGCAGGAACAGTGGCAGCAGAACAGGCCCAATCCCTTGCTCGCCAATGACTGGCTGTCGATCTATGCGATGGCGGTCAACGAGGAAAACGCTGCCGGCGGGCGCGTGGTGACGGCGCCGACCAATGGCGCCGCCGGCACGTTGCCGGCAGTGCTGCGCTACTGGCTGCATTTCCATCCTGAAGCCGACCAGCCGAGCATCCGCGACTTCCTGCTGACGGCCGCCGCCGTCGGCGGCATCATCAAGTCCAACGCCTCGATCTCGGGCGCCGAGGTCGGCTGCCAGGGCGAGGTGGGTTCGGCTTCGGCGATGGCCGCCGCCGGCCTGTGCGCCGTCATGGGCGGCACGCCGGAGCAGGTGGAGAACGCCGCCGAGATCGCGCTCGAGCATCATCTCGGCATGACGTGCGATCCCGTCGGCGGCCTGGTGCAGGTGCCCTGCATCGAACGCAACGCGCTGGGCGCGGTGAAGGCGGTGACGGCCGCTTCCTTGGCCATCAAGGGCGACGGCACGCATTTTGTGCCGCTCGATGCCGCGATCGAAACCATGCGCCAGACCGGCCTCGACATGAACGAGAAGTACAAGGAAACCAGCCTCGGCGGCTTGGCGGTCAATGTCGTCGAGTGCTGA
- a CDS encoding amidase, producing the protein MSDLTHLTISEARAKLRGKEITAAEITEAYLAAIDRANPVLNAYVAVTADKARDMAKASDARLAAGEGGALEGIPLGIKDLFATQGIHTQACSHVLDGFRPRYESTVTSNLWADGAVMLGKLNMDEFAMGSSNETSYYGPVINPWRRSRLDTVVMPTTHQGDGGFVSAGGTKTARTLDNAQLVPGGSSGGSASSVAAFLCAGATATDTGGSIRQPAAFTGTVGIKPTYGRCSRWGVVAFASSLDQAGPIARDVRDAAILLKSMASVDPKDTTSVDRPVPDYEAAVGKPVRGMKVGIPKEYRVDGMPEDIEALWQKGIAWLKDAGAEIVDISLPHTKYALPAYYIVAPAEASSNLARYDGVRYGLRVPGKDIVHMYEKTRAAGFGREVKRRIMIGTYVLSAGYYDAYYLQAQKVRTLIKRDFENVFAAGVDVILTPATPSAAFGVADEDMASDPVKMYLNDIFTVTVNMAGLPGISVPAGLDGKGLPLGLQLIGRPFDEETLFQTAHVIEKAAGRFQPEKWW; encoded by the coding sequence ATGAGCGATCTCACACATCTCACCATTTCCGAGGCCCGCGCCAAGCTGCGCGGCAAGGAGATCACCGCGGCCGAGATCACCGAGGCCTATCTCGCGGCGATCGATCGCGCCAATCCCGTGCTCAACGCCTATGTGGCTGTCACCGCCGACAAGGCGCGCGACATGGCCAAGGCTTCCGATGCCAGGCTCGCCGCGGGCGAGGGCGGCGCGCTGGAAGGCATTCCGCTCGGCATCAAGGACCTGTTCGCTACCCAAGGCATCCACACCCAGGCCTGCAGCCATGTGCTGGACGGCTTCAGGCCGCGCTACGAATCGACCGTGACCAGCAACCTGTGGGCCGATGGCGCGGTGATGCTCGGCAAGCTCAACATGGACGAGTTCGCCATGGGCTCGTCGAACGAGACCTCCTATTACGGCCCGGTGATCAATCCGTGGCGGCGTTCGCGCCTCGACACGGTCGTCATGCCGACGACGCATCAGGGCGACGGTGGCTTTGTTTCCGCCGGCGGCACGAAGACGGCGCGGACCTTGGACAATGCCCAGTTGGTGCCGGGCGGCTCGTCTGGCGGCTCGGCATCGTCCGTGGCCGCCTTCCTCTGCGCGGGCGCCACCGCCACCGACACCGGCGGCTCGATCCGCCAGCCAGCCGCCTTCACGGGCACGGTCGGCATCAAGCCGACTTACGGGCGCTGCTCGCGCTGGGGCGTCGTCGCCTTCGCTTCCTCGCTAGACCAGGCGGGGCCGATCGCGCGCGACGTGCGCGACGCCGCCATCCTGTTGAAGTCGATGGCTTCCGTCGATCCGAAGGACACGACCTCGGTCGACCGCCCGGTGCCGGACTATGAAGCGGCGGTCGGCAAGCCGGTCAGGGGCATGAAGGTAGGCATTCCGAAGGAGTACCGCGTCGACGGCATGCCGGAAGACATCGAGGCGCTCTGGCAGAAGGGCATCGCCTGGCTGAAAGATGCCGGCGCCGAGATCGTCGATATCTCCCTGCCGCACACCAAATATGCCTTGCCCGCCTACTATATCGTGGCACCCGCCGAGGCGTCGTCGAACCTCGCCCGCTATGACGGCGTGCGCTACGGCCTGCGCGTGCCCGGCAAGGACATCGTCCACATGTATGAGAAGACGCGTGCCGCCGGCTTCGGTCGCGAGGTCAAGCGTCGCATCATGATCGGCACCTATGTGCTGTCGGCCGGCTATTACGACGCCTACTATCTGCAGGCGCAGAAGGTGCGCACGCTGATCAAGCGCGACTTCGAGAACGTCTTTGCAGCCGGCGTCGACGTCATCCTGACGCCTGCGACACCGTCGGCCGCCTTCGGCGTCGCCGACGAGGACATGGCTTCCGATCCGGTCAAGATGTACCTCAACGACATCTTCACCGTGACCGTGAACATGGCGGGTCTTCCCGGCATTTCCGTGCCGGCCGGCCTCGACGGCAAGGGCCTGCCGCTCGGCCTGCAGCTGATCGGTCGCCCGTTCGACGAGGAAACGCTGTTCCAGACGGCGCATGTGATCGAAAAGGCCGCGGGCAGATTCCAGCCGGAGAAATGGTGGTAG
- a CDS encoding YdcF family protein — MFYYLSKILWFFIQPINLAIFLLLAGLLAALFGRRRLAATGSVLAFLILMLSAWTSVGAMMLTPLEERFPKPPLPEKVDGIVVLGGGFEGAINLARGGYELNSSGDRMVETAILARHFPQAKIVVSGGNGSLFLDGEGDADTAPRLLGALGVSADRMILEDKSRNTYENAVFSRNLVEPKPGETWLLVTSAFHMPRAKALFDKAGFATIPWPVDYRTSGREGVGFYRDNPVDSVQATTIAVREWIGLFAYRLSGRIDQFFPGPGG, encoded by the coding sequence GTGTTCTACTATCTTTCCAAGATTCTCTGGTTTTTCATCCAGCCGATCAATCTGGCCATCTTCCTGCTGCTCGCCGGCCTGCTTGCGGCGCTGTTCGGGCGCCGGCGGCTGGCTGCAACCGGCAGCGTGCTGGCTTTTCTGATCCTGATGCTTTCGGCCTGGACGTCGGTTGGCGCGATGATGTTGACCCCGCTCGAAGAACGCTTCCCCAAGCCGCCACTACCGGAAAAGGTCGATGGCATCGTCGTGCTTGGCGGCGGCTTCGAGGGCGCCATCAACCTGGCGCGCGGCGGCTATGAGTTGAACAGCAGCGGCGACCGTATGGTCGAGACCGCGATCCTGGCGAGGCACTTTCCCCAAGCGAAGATCGTGGTGTCCGGCGGCAACGGTTCGCTTTTCCTCGACGGCGAGGGCGACGCCGACACGGCACCGCGGCTGCTCGGGGCGCTCGGCGTTTCGGCCGATCGCATGATCCTCGAGGACAAATCCCGCAACACCTACGAGAATGCTGTCTTCTCGCGGAATCTCGTCGAGCCGAAACCGGGCGAGACCTGGCTGCTGGTCACCTCGGCTTTCCACATGCCGCGCGCCAAGGCGCTGTTCGACAAGGCGGGTTTTGCGACCATTCCGTGGCCGGTCGATTATCGCACCTCGGGCAGGGAAGGCGTCGGCTTCTACCGCGACAATCCGGTCGACTCGGTGCAGGCGACCACCATTGCGGTGCGCGAGTGGATCGGGCTTTTCGCCTACAGGCTGTCCGGCAGGATCGATCAGTTCTTCCCCGGGCCGGGCGGCTGA
- a CDS encoding D-alanyl-D-alanine carboxypeptidase: MRQALSGFVSKSSLSFKAIMVAALAVTIVAADVASALAARSAAIVVDAKTGKVLYSADANGRRYPASLTKMMTLYLTFEALAKGRISKNTPVPFSAHASAEAPTKLGVRPGGSVPVETAILSIVTKSANDSATALGEMLGGSEDNFARMMTAKARQLGMNGTVFRNANGLPDPGQFTTAHDMAMLGIALREHYPQYYGYFSQRSFLYGRQRINGHNRLLGRIKGVDGIKTGYTRASGYNLVSSVADGDRRLVAVVMGGASGRSRDNQMAALINTYLPRASTRGGGDLIAKGGDNPIKTLAKVFLPKHDAPTPDAKPATDDTVVASADDDVQDDDAQQVAEETKPVIKVKKVKTVAVAAMAPAPESQETSPQVVTAYAEPAPAAPAIDPVKTSSVPSGWVVQVASSPTKTGAQALLDQTAKQAPRILADASGFTVAFDKDGTTYYRVRFGGFGSKGAAWKACDALKRKKISCYAVEQ; the protein is encoded by the coding sequence GTGCGTCAGGCGTTGTCGGGCTTCGTCTCCAAATCTTCTCTCTCCTTCAAGGCAATCATGGTTGCCGCGCTCGCGGTGACGATTGTCGCCGCCGATGTCGCTTCGGCTCTTGCGGCAAGGTCCGCGGCCATCGTCGTCGACGCCAAGACCGGCAAGGTGCTTTATTCGGCCGATGCCAATGGCCGGCGCTATCCGGCTTCGCTCACCAAGATGATGACGCTCTATTTGACTTTCGAGGCGTTGGCGAAAGGCAGGATCAGCAAGAACACGCCGGTTCCGTTTTCCGCGCATGCCTCCGCCGAGGCACCGACCAAGCTCGGCGTTCGGCCCGGCGGCTCGGTTCCGGTCGAGACCGCTATTCTGTCGATCGTAACGAAATCGGCAAATGACTCGGCAACCGCGCTTGGCGAAATGCTCGGCGGCAGCGAAGACAATTTCGCCCGCATGATGACGGCCAAGGCGCGCCAGCTCGGCATGAACGGCACCGTTTTCCGCAACGCCAACGGCTTGCCCGATCCCGGCCAGTTCACCACGGCGCACGACATGGCCATGCTTGGCATCGCGCTGCGTGAGCACTACCCGCAATATTACGGCTATTTCTCGCAGCGCTCGTTCCTGTATGGCCGCCAGCGCATCAACGGCCACAACCGCCTGCTTGGCCGCATCAAGGGCGTCGACGGCATCAAGACCGGCTACACCCGCGCCTCGGGTTACAACCTCGTCTCCTCCGTGGCCGACGGCGATCGCCGCCTGGTCGCGGTGGTGATGGGCGGCGCTTCCGGCCGCAGCCGCGACAACCAGATGGCCGCGCTGATCAACACCTATCTGCCGCGCGCTTCGACGCGCGGCGGTGGCGATCTCATCGCCAAGGGCGGCGACAATCCGATCAAGACCTTGGCCAAGGTCTTCTTGCCCAAGCATGACGCGCCCACTCCGGACGCCAAGCCGGCAACGGATGACACTGTCGTTGCCTCAGCCGACGATGACGTCCAGGACGACGACGCCCAGCAGGTCGCCGAGGAGACGAAGCCCGTCATCAAGGTCAAGAAGGTGAAGACGGTTGCCGTCGCCGCCATGGCGCCTGCCCCTGAATCCCAGGAGACCTCGCCCCAGGTCGTCACCGCCTATGCCGAACCCGCGCCGGCCGCGCCCGCGATCGATCCGGTCAAGACGTCGTCGGTGCCGTCTGGCTGGGTGGTTCAGGTTGCCTCCTCGCCGACGAAAACGGGAGCCCAGGCGCTGCTCGATCAGACCGCCAAGCAGGCGCCGAGGATCCTGGCCGACGCATCGGGCTTCACCGTCGCATTCGACAAGGATGGCACAACCTACTACCGCGTCCGCTTCGGCGGCTTCGGCTCGAAGGGCGCCGCCTGGAAGGCCTGCGATGCCCTGAAGCGCAAGAAAATCTCGTGCTACGCCGTCGAGCAATAG
- a CDS encoding DNA alkylation response protein, whose amino-acid sequence MTDEVINQPPPLTGGNAWRGDPLLIQLAERFSDPVRKDLDGLGRFVMTQEAQELARLANTDTPKLRTHDRQGRRLDLVEYHPAYHALMRRSVAGGLHSSVWENGDAEIGRRHQVRAARFYLTAELETGHLCPITMTSASLAALMASPKLFREWAPRVTTRKYDQTQKPPVQKTGLTLGMGMTEKQGGTDVRANTTRAERTGSGFYRLTGHKWFMSAPMSDAFLVLGQAPEGLSCFLVPRILGDGSGNGFRFQRLKDKLGNRSNASSEVEFVNAIGEMVGDPGAGVKTIMDMVTLTRLDCAVASSALMRAGLAEAVHHTRHRQVFGSSLIDQPLMQRVLADMALDVAAATALSFRLARSFDEAASDRGEAAFARAMTPVVKYWVCKIAPQLLYEAMECLGGNGYVEEAPLARYYREAPVNAIWEGSGNVMALDVLRVLGRAPGLFEEVLIGIDRDLGTGGRGTIGVLKAAMQVAATDQGSARLLTEQLALSAAAAELRRLGAGRIADAFVETRLGGQWRTTYGMLDSRHDARMIIDTLYPPVT is encoded by the coding sequence TTGACCGACGAGGTGATTAACCAGCCGCCGCCGTTGACGGGCGGCAACGCATGGCGGGGCGATCCGTTGCTCATCCAGCTTGCCGAGCGTTTTTCCGACCCCGTGCGCAAGGATCTCGACGGGCTTGGCCGGTTCGTCATGACGCAGGAGGCGCAGGAGCTCGCCCGCCTCGCCAACACCGACACGCCGAAATTGCGGACGCATGACCGCCAGGGCCGCCGCCTCGACCTGGTCGAATACCATCCGGCCTATCACGCCTTGATGCGCCGCTCGGTCGCCGGCGGGCTGCATTCTTCCGTGTGGGAAAACGGCGATGCCGAGATCGGCCGTCGCCATCAGGTGAGGGCGGCGCGCTTTTATCTGACCGCCGAGCTCGAGACCGGGCATCTTTGTCCCATCACCATGACCAGCGCCTCGCTGGCGGCCTTGATGGCAAGCCCGAAGCTTTTCCGCGAATGGGCGCCGCGCGTGACGACGCGCAAATATGACCAGACACAGAAGCCTCCGGTGCAAAAGACCGGACTGACGCTCGGCATGGGCATGACCGAGAAGCAGGGCGGCACCGACGTGCGCGCCAACACCACGAGGGCGGAGCGCACGGGAAGCGGGTTCTACCGGTTGACCGGCCACAAATGGTTCATGTCGGCGCCGATGTCGGATGCCTTCCTGGTGCTCGGTCAGGCGCCGGAGGGACTGTCCTGCTTCCTCGTGCCGCGCATCCTGGGCGACGGCTCCGGCAACGGCTTCCGCTTCCAGCGTCTGAAGGACAAGCTCGGCAACCGCTCGAACGCCTCGTCGGAGGTGGAGTTCGTCAACGCGATCGGCGAGATGGTCGGCGACCCAGGCGCCGGCGTGAAGACGATCATGGACATGGTGACGCTGACCAGGCTCGACTGCGCTGTCGCTTCGTCGGCGCTGATGCGGGCGGGCCTCGCCGAGGCCGTCCATCACACGCGTCATCGCCAGGTATTCGGCTCCAGCCTGATCGACCAGCCGCTGATGCAGCGGGTTCTGGCCGACATGGCGCTCGATGTCGCCGCGGCCACGGCGCTGTCGTTCCGGCTGGCGCGCTCTTTCGACGAGGCGGCAAGCGATCGCGGCGAGGCGGCCTTTGCCCGCGCCATGACGCCTGTCGTCAAATACTGGGTCTGCAAGATCGCGCCGCAGCTGCTTTACGAGGCGATGGAATGCCTTGGCGGCAACGGCTATGTCGAGGAAGCGCCGCTTGCCCGCTACTACCGGGAGGCGCCGGTCAACGCGATCTGGGAGGGCTCGGGCAATGTCATGGCGCTCGACGTGCTGCGCGTGCTTGGCCGCGCGCCCGGCCTGTTCGAGGAGGTGCTAATCGGCATCGACCGCGATCTCGGCACCGGCGGGCGCGGCACCATCGGCGTGCTGAAAGCCGCCATGCAGGTCGCCGCGACCGACCAAGGCTCGGCGCGGCTGCTCACCGAACAGCTGGCGCTTTCGGCCGCCGCGGCGGAGCTTCGCAGGCTGGGGGCAGGGCGAATCGCCGACGCCTTCGTCGAAACCCGGCTCGGCGGCCAGTGGCGCACCACCTACGGCATGCTCGATTCGCGCCACGACGCGCGCATGATCATCGACACGCTTTATCCGCCGGTGACCTGA
- a CDS encoding molecular chaperone DnaJ → MGVILALAAVLVVLFGTAMLFVRADAARMADGLRSLGPAFLGLVGAPMLIFGRSLIGGLLLLAALAWVGWIRTRRPPARAAASKHSTVRTAALEMDLDHDSGRLEGLVLAGRYEGKMLGAMGLTDLRQLHGELSPDPESRQLLETYLDGRFPVWRKDAQPHGGEGLGVAPGAGAMTKEEAYKVLGLEAGAAAADIRKAHRRLMQRLNADVGGTSVLAARINEAKDVLLSNHD, encoded by the coding sequence ATGGGCGTGATCCTTGCTTTGGCAGCGGTGCTCGTGGTGCTTTTCGGCACCGCGATGCTCTTTGTGCGCGCGGACGCGGCAAGGATGGCCGACGGTCTGAGATCGCTTGGGCCGGCCTTCCTGGGGCTGGTTGGCGCGCCCATGCTGATCTTCGGCCGCAGCCTTATCGGCGGACTGCTTTTGCTCGCGGCGCTGGCCTGGGTCGGATGGATACGCACAAGGCGGCCTCCGGCGCGGGCGGCCGCCTCCAAGCATTCGACAGTGCGCACCGCCGCGCTCGAAATGGACCTCGACCACGACAGCGGCAGGCTCGAGGGGCTTGTCTTGGCCGGGCGTTATGAAGGCAAGATGCTGGGGGCCATGGGACTGACGGACCTGCGCCAACTTCATGGCGAGCTCAGTCCCGATCCGGAGAGCCGCCAGCTCCTAGAGACGTATCTTGACGGCCGTTTTCCCGTCTGGCGCAAGGACGCGCAGCCTCACGGTGGCGAAGGGCTGGGTGTTGCGCCAGGTGCGGGCGCCATGACTAAGGAGGAGGCCTACAAGGTCCTTGGTCTTGAAGCGGGGGCTGCCGCGGCGGATATCCGCAAGGCGCACCGCCGCCTGATGCAGCGCCTGAACGCCGATGTCGGCGGCACGTCTGTCCTGGCGGCGCGGATCAATGAAGCCAAGGACGTCTTGCTCTCCAATCACGATTAG
- a CDS encoding GNAT family N-acetyltransferase — MAVEIAIETPLQDDVRALVAELNAALLELTPPEHCYHLTVEQMAGMDTTVFIARDHGLAVGCGALKRHDDATGEVKRMYTRPSHRGRKIGAEIVGRVEALARKEGLKRLVLETGDRHPAAWTVYERAGFSRCGPVLDYPDSEWSVFYEKSLA, encoded by the coding sequence GTGGCTGTCGAGATCGCCATCGAGACGCCTTTGCAGGACGACGTGCGTGCGCTGGTCGCCGAACTCAACGCCGCGCTGCTCGAGCTGACGCCGCCCGAGCACTGCTATCATCTCACCGTCGAGCAGATGGCGGGCATGGATACGACGGTGTTCATCGCCCGCGACCACGGCCTTGCCGTCGGCTGCGGCGCGCTCAAGCGCCATGACGATGCCACCGGCGAGGTCAAGCGCATGTATACGCGGCCCTCGCACCGCGGCCGCAAGATCGGCGCCGAGATCGTCGGACGTGTCGAGGCGCTTGCCCGGAAGGAAGGGCTGAAGCGTCTGGTTCTCGAAACCGGCGATCGGCACCCTGCCGCCTGGACCGTTTATGAGCGCGCCGGATTCTCGCGTTGCGGACCGGTGCTGGATTATCCCGACTCCGAATGGTCGGTGTTTTACGAAAAGAGCCTTGCCTGA
- a CDS encoding DUF6105 family protein: protein MRTLFALWAAPMAIFWGWFFLSLNDMNFGYVMLSRQLHDFVFELYGQMLGIDPAIIPGMVARTCVFDFFLLMGLWAFRRRRNIAEWIRQRRQGDISSDRLGRATEAGPTLPAE, encoded by the coding sequence ATGCGCACGCTGTTCGCACTCTGGGCCGCTCCGATGGCCATCTTCTGGGGATGGTTCTTCCTGTCGCTCAACGACATGAATTTCGGCTATGTGATGCTGAGCCGCCAGTTGCATGATTTCGTCTTCGAGCTCTATGGCCAGATGCTGGGCATCGATCCGGCTATTATCCCCGGCATGGTGGCGCGGACCTGCGTTTTCGACTTTTTCCTGCTGATGGGGCTTTGGGCCTTCCGCCGCCGGCGCAACATCGCCGAATGGATCAGGCAGCGCCGGCAGGGCGATATCAGCTCCGATCGGCTCGGCCGAGCGACTGAAGCCGGTCCAACGCTCCCTGCAGAATAA
- the ruvX gene encoding Holliday junction resolvase RuvX, which produces MGIISIEELPERLAGGRTLAGLDLGDKTIGVAVSDRGLSFAHPRPVILRKKFSLDAAQLLAQFEKDNVGAVVLGLPVNMDGSEGPRAQKSRAFVRNMAPLSDLPFVLWDERLSTVAAERTLIEMDFSRKKRAGKIDSAAAAFILQGALDRLQSLGRADRS; this is translated from the coding sequence TTGGGCATTATTTCAATCGAGGAACTGCCGGAACGGCTTGCCGGCGGCAGGACGCTCGCCGGGCTCGATCTCGGCGACAAGACGATCGGCGTGGCGGTTTCCGATCGCGGGCTGTCCTTCGCCCATCCGCGCCCGGTCATCCTGCGCAAGAAGTTTTCGCTCGATGCCGCCCAGTTGCTCGCTCAGTTCGAGAAGGACAATGTCGGCGCCGTCGTGCTCGGCCTGCCGGTCAACATGGATGGCTCGGAAGGACCGCGGGCCCAGAAATCGCGCGCCTTCGTCCGCAACATGGCGCCGCTGTCGGACCTGCCCTTCGTGCTGTGGGACGAGCGGCTGTCGACGGTCGCTGCTGAACGCACACTGATCGAGATGGATTTCTCGCGCAAGAAGCGCGCCGGCAAGATCGATTCGGCGGCCGCCGCCTTTATTCTGCAGGGAGCGTTGGACCGGCTTCAGTCGCTCGGCCGAGCCGATCGGAGCTGA
- a CDS encoding DUF1489 family protein, with protein sequence MSLNLLKLCVGCDSVEDLEEWIAFRLDERRRAGEPAEHWHTTRMVPTRGGEITDGGSLYWVIKGNVQCRQLITEIRPFTDGEGIGRCHLMLDPNVVRTDWQPRRAFQGWRYLKPADAPGDLGKGGAALAGMPPKLRLELAELGLL encoded by the coding sequence ATGTCACTTAATCTCCTAAAACTGTGCGTCGGCTGCGACAGCGTCGAGGACCTCGAAGAGTGGATTGCGTTCCGCCTCGACGAGCGGCGCCGTGCCGGCGAGCCGGCCGAGCACTGGCACACCACCCGCATGGTGCCGACGCGCGGCGGCGAGATCACCGATGGCGGCTCGCTCTATTGGGTGATCAAGGGCAATGTGCAGTGCCGGCAGCTAATCACCGAGATCCGGCCTTTCACCGACGGCGAGGGCATCGGCCGCTGCCATCTTATGCTCGATCCGAATGTGGTGCGCACCGACTGGCAGCCCCGCCGCGCCTTCCAGGGCTGGCGCTATCTGAAGCCCGCCGATGCGCCGGGCGATCTTGGCAAGGGCGGGGCGGCGCTCGCCGGAATGCCGCCCAAGCTGAGGCTCGAACTCGCCGAACTCGGTCTGCTCTAG